The sequence below is a genomic window from Bacteroidales bacterium.
TTGGCTTTAAAGAGGAAATGAATTCAATATTTACGCTCTTACCGGCAGAAAGACAGAACCTCCTTTTCTCGGCTACATTAAGTAATGAAGTAATTACTATCAAGGAATTGCTTTTGAAGGATCCGGGAATTATCCGGATAGATGAGGAAGACACCTATATCGAACACATCAGGCAGGTTGGCTATTACATTGAAAATGAGCGGAAAGGTCCTCTTTTACGGTATCTCATCAAAAAAGAGAATATGCAGCAGGTGCTGGTCTTTGTTTCTTCCATCAAACGTGCAGACAATGTTGTAAACAAGCTTTATATAAATGGGATAGATGCAGAAGCTTTGCATAGTGAGCGCAGCCAGGGAGGAAGGACCACTGCATTGAAAAATTTCAAATCAGGAAAACTAAGGGTACTGGTCGCAACAGATCTTGCTTCCCGCGGACTGGACATCCAATTCCTTCCCTATGTCATAAATTATGAATTGCCACGCTCTCCCAAGGATTATATTCATCGCATAGGCCGGACCGGACGGGCTGAATCGTCAGGAACAGCTATTTCCCTTATTTGTCCCGAGGATATTCAACATTTTAAAGTAATCCAGAAAAAAATGGGCCGTATTGTAGATATGACTGAGACCTTTGACCTGGATTTAAGGGGATACTAGAAATCTAGTCACAAATAACAGGGAGTCAGATACTCTTTCACGGGTCGTTATTCTCAAAATCCAATTGTTAATGAATTGGATTGTCGATTAACGATTTTTGATTTTTGAAGTGCTTTACTTCTAAATTCCGAATTCGTTGATCTTCATTCGTTAATCAAAATTGCTCCTTGAATTCAGATTGTCGATTAACGATCTTTGATTTTTGAAGTGCTTTACTTCTAAATTCCGAATTCGTTGATCTTCATTCGTTAATCAAAATTGCTCCTTGAATTTAGATTGTCGATTAACGATCTTTGATTTTTGAAGTGCTTTACTTCTAAATTCCAAATTCGTTGATCTTCATTCGTTAATCAAAATTGCTCCTTGAATTCAGATTGTCGACTAACCTTTGCTTTTCATGTGATTTCTCGTTATCAGTCTCTGCGATCTGAGGCAAGCTATTCACTGTGATTTTGAAGTGCTTTACTTCTAAATTCTCAATTCGTTGATCTTCAATCGCTAATCAAAATTGCTCCTTGAATTTGGATTGTCGATTAACGATCTTTGATTTTTGAAGTGCTTTACTTCTAAATTCTCAATTCGTTGATCTTCAATCGTTAATCAAAAT
It includes:
- a CDS encoding DEAD/DEAH box helicase, whose protein sequence is MPFSSLGLSKALIEVIAEQNYAQPYPIQLEAIPAILKGKDLLGIARTGSGKTAGYVLPILEMLQHQEPTKNRYIKTLVLVPSRELAVQVGEVFQLFASRLPRKVKIRSVFGGVSVNPQMMQMIGTDILVATPGRLLDLVSSNAVKLSKVNTLVVDEADKMLNLGFKEEMNSIFTLLPAERQNLLFSATLSNEVITIKELLLKDPGIIRIDEEDTYIEHIRQVGYYIENERKGPLLRYLIKKENMQQVLVFVSSIKRADNVVNKLYINGIDAEALHSERSQGGRTTALKNFKSGKLRVLVATDLASRGLDIQFLPYVINYELPRSPKDYIHRIGRTGRAESSGTAISLICPEDIQHFKVIQKKMGRIVDMTETFDLDLRGY